The window GTGGCCTCTCccccctggctgctgctgaggcaGTACCGCCCGTCCTGGCTCACGTCACAGCACGTCTGGATGTGCTGCTTGGCTGGGAACGTGTGTGCCACCTGCAGCTCCCGGCTGTCCCAGATCCTGGGGAACAGGACAGGGGAAGGGCACTCTGAGGCATCATCTCCACGATGGGCTTCCCTCCGTGCCCTCCCGCTCTGCCCTTCTGCCATCCCTCCTGGGGCAGCCCCCTCCTGCCTCCAGATCCACCCCTGCAGTTATCCATCCTGGATCACTCTCCAGCCAGAGCAGCCGAGCTGAGCCTTCTGTCCCACAAACTCTCCTTTTCACTTGCAGTCACCACCCAGTGCTGCTCACAGCCCCTGTGCCCCTGGCTGTCCTCTGCTGACACTGTGCTCCAAGGCCCAGCTGAGCTGGAAAGTGGCTTCTGGCCACACCAGCAGCTGGTCATGACAATGACCAAAGAACAGCCCCTTGTGCACTGGCAACTCCCCTACACCCCACCTGCCCCAGGCTGACACTCCCTTCTCTGTGGCCACACGTGGGACTTACCTGGTTGTTTTATCCTCCGAGGTCTGGATGACATAAGGCTCCCCAGGAACCCAGCACAGGTGTGTGACCTGTGGACAGGGAAGGATGAGCAGGAGCCACCTCTGTgtgcagcccaggctgtgtctgctgtggatgctcccaccctctccctccTTGTGCTGGGTTGGGAGCTGGAAACGTTGGATGAAGGTGTTTCCTGCTCCCTTCTTGGGCCCAGTCCCTGGGCATGTTTCAGGGAGGGAGGTGCCAGCAGCTCACCAggacacagagccctgggaacagggatACCACGGGCACCAGGGGATGGTGTCCACACCAGCTCCACTGCTGGGCTGGTACAGGAGGGAATGCAGAgtgtgggagctgggggggctcagtctggagaaaaggaagctcaggggggaccttctcactctctggaactccctgacaggagggaggaGCCAGGGGGgagtcaggctctgctcccagggaacaagggacagggtgagaggaaacggcctcaagttgtgccaggggaggtttagtttcgatatcagggaaaatttcttcactaaaagggtggtcaggcactggcacagctgcccagggcactggtggagtccccatccctggagggatttacaaatgtgtggatgtggcacttggggacatgggctatgggtggccttggcagtgctgggggaacggtgggactcgatgatcttagggggcttttccaacctcagtgattccatgattctgagTGCTTCCTGACAGTTCAGAGTCAGAGCATTAATAAACTGCCACATGTCTCTTGGTACCTTTGTGCTCCTGGACTTGCTGTCaaggcagcctgggcagagcCTCCAGGGCTCCCTTTGGCACCAAGCTCACAGCAAATTCCCTCTACACAGCCTCGTGTGAAAGAACCACGTAGGCAGTGAGGTgccaggatgggatgggaggaagcagcagctcctacCAGATTCCTGGAGATGGTGGCCCTGGCCAGACACTCCCCAGTCTCTGTGTCCCACTTGCACACGGTGTTGTCTCGTGAGCCCGTGCACAGCTGGGAGGCATCTGCAACCACAAGGGAACAGCAAACCCAAGTCAAGAAGCGTTGTCAGTGAATCCCTGGGGACTGGGGGTGTGCTGTCCCTCACCTGGGCTCACAGCCAGCCCAGTCACAACCAGCTCATGTCCTGGGAAGTGCTGGCTTGGCCCCGACGCCCCGTGAAGCTCCCACATCATCACTGTCTTGTCCCGGGATGCACTGAAGACTCTGCTGGAGTCAAGGGCAGAGGTGACCTGCCAAGGACAAGAGGGAGAAGCTGGCTAtcctcccagccagcccagctctgctcagggagAACGCGACATTTGCTGTCCTGTCACAGCCCAAAACACGCAGGAATGTGCCTGGGGAGAGCCTGACCTTCAAACTCTGACcttctcaaaccatgacacccaTGTCCCCCCAGAGCCAGGGATGGTGGATGGGTGCTCTCTTAGTCTCACAAACCATTCATTCTATAGGAAAAGCTTCCTTACAAACCCAAATGAGCCCAGTGCTTGGCTGCCTTGAGCACTGGGGTGAATGAAGCCCCCTCTGTCCCTCCAGTACCCCAACCCAAGGGGACCCCCTGGGGCTGTCCCTGGTCGAggtgcacacacatacacaccccTGGATGTCTGCTCTCTGAGGAGAGTGCTGGGCTTTGTCATCATAGTCCCAGAAGGGAAATTAAAGCCCTGCTGTTCCCAGGATTGGTTGGCTGTGGAATAACAAGtccagctgctgttcccaggatTGGTTGGCTGTGGAATAACAAGTCCAGCAGAACGAGACCCGAAGAAAAGTGAACAGTGTCTCCAAATCAAAAACTTGATCCCATAATTCATCCTTAACCTTTGCTACACAGTCTGCTGGAGGGGAAGACAGGCCTCCTGCAGCCCTGTTTAGTCTGGATGCACTTCAACTTGCTGCTTCCCTGGACAGCAGAGGATCAGCTGGGGCCATGGGAAAGACCTGGTGTGTTCTGATCAGGGAATCATGAATTgtcaaggttggaaaagacctttagggTCATCAAATCTGATTGTCCCCAGTTAGATACCAGGGATACTCTGGTCCCTCTTTCTAGTGGAGCAAAGGGGGCCCTGTGTGATGCCAAAGCAGTGCTCCATCATCCCTGGCACCCCAGGAATGCTGACAGGAGACCCCGGCGCTCTCACCTTGGTGACCTCCCGCTCGTGGCCGACGAAGCGCCGCAGGGCAGCCCCGGATCTCCAGCTGCACACAGCCACactctgcagggacagggcagggtcagcagggacacagggcagggaggctTTCACACTGTGCACAGCCCACAGGGGAGGGAACAGGTTCCTCTGCTTttgagctcctgcagcagatACAGCTGTCTGTAGAGCCAGGTAACATAAGGGCCAGTGATTCCAAGCCTGGGTGAGACCACTTGATGTGATCTGAGCTCAGGAAAGGTTACAAAATTTGATTCCATGTGCTTCAGTGTGTGCCCTCACTCCAAgctcatcttttctttctgaattcaGGGACTGACAAAGTTGTTACTCTCCCAGAATGTTCACAGAACAGTTGAACACTTCAAGGAAACGTTCAAAGCTCACATTTAAATCTTATTTTCGAACCTGTTGACGTGTTTTCCGTCCCAtgggccatggcagggggtacCTCACCTTATCCCTGCCCCCTGACACACACAGGTCTGGTTTGAGAGCAGCCACAGAGGTGACAGCGTCAGTGTGAGCGGGGCTGTGCTGCCGGGAGGTGCCGATGGATCCCGTCTGTCCCACGATGGATCCCGTCTGTCCCACGGAGCCATCGGCCCTGCAGCACGGACAGAcgggtgggagctgcagggcatgTGAGACAAGGTCAAGGTGCCATTCCCGTGACACCAGGTCTGGGAGGTGGCACTGCTGACACCATCTGATGTGACGACCCCTGCCTTAGACAGCCTGAGAGAGGCTGTGAGCGAACCAGGTGAGATGGAACAGACCTACCCCACCTCTAGAGCTGCCAAATATTGGTATGTTTGCTCACTCTGTGCAGGTGCAAAGAGTAAAAGAGATTTTGATCTCACCAGCCCCCACTGTCACTCACATGGGTCAGGCTCAGCTGCTCTTTGCTGTGACACCTCCCTGGCCACACAGTgccccccagctctgtgcccccTTCCGTGCTCtcagctgctctccaggcagAGATTCCCCCCCTTGCTGCCAGACACAGAATTATCTCACTTTGCCAACAAAAGCAATGACAGTCTCTGAAGAGACAGCGAAGCAGTTTGGATATTTGGGCCAAAGAGCCACTCCTGGAGCTGTTCCCCTTCAGAGCTCTGCCTCAGCCATCACAGGGCACAGCCACTCCTGTGAGTGACACTTGGGACTTCAGCCCCCCAAAGAAGCTGAGTAGACTTTAGGAGTGAGAGTCAAAAGTGAAAACCCGATTCACACATTCAGTAATGAAACTGAAACCACGAGCTTGCTCTGTTCTCTGGTCATTTGTGTTCTCTGTTCACTCTCCCACCTGGTTTGTTAACAAGACACGGTCACCCAGCGTTGCTTTACCCATATTTGGTGGTGTGGAAGCTGAGTTTACTCTGCAGTTTCCCCATAGCCCTCCAACGAGCAGGGCCCCCCCACGGGGTGTCACATCAGCACCtcaggcacctgctgcaggGACACGACCTGTGGGTGAGGGGACACAGCATCACCAGGGATCCAGAGGGGTTTCTGCCTCTTACATATACAGGGTAAGGTGCTGGTAACACGTTATTTACATCCCAATGTCATTTAGAATAACAGGAAAACCTCAGTGGAAGGGGATATCAGGAGGTCCTGAGCCAAATCTTTGGCTTAGAGCAGAGTCAGCAGCAGGGTGAGGTTATTGGAACCTCATGCTGAGCTTAAAAACACCCAGGcttggtgaggccacaccagagAAGGAGTTGCTGCCTGTTGTTCTTCTAGTGCTTTACACTTTCCTCTTACTCCAGTATCTGGCCTTGACTTCCATATATCCAGGTGAGGAGtctctggcagagcagggctcagCATCTCTCCCTCATGTCCTCACAGGTCACAGACTGAGCACAAACCAGTCTCAGTGACAGTGAATTGTCACAGACAATAACTGGCTGCTGCTTAGCTCAAGGCACACTAATTGGATTTGCCCTGCACTATGTGTATGGTGGCATTCCCATCTTCTGGGGCTGTAGTACTTAGCTAATAAAATTCAGGAAAACCCCCTCACACCTTTTCCAGCAATGAAAAAACCTGCTTGAAGGCTCTGTCCACAGAAACTGGAAACCCAAATCCTGGAAGCACTGAGCAAGAGGGGCTGGGTTTCTGCAAAACAATTCCCTTTCTAATTTTACCCTGACAGCCCTTGTAATTAGCAATTAGTAACACCCAGTTAATCACCACCTGCTCTATATATGAGTTTGCATGTCCCAAAGATGTGAGGAATGATCAATCTCACGGCTGAGGGGCCGTGACAATTTGGCAATTTACTCCTTTCAATCAGACCTTGATCGTTTCAGTACGTGAGGAACATGATTTTTCTTTGACAAGAGAGAAGTCTGGACGTTGCTTCTCCTGCAAAACAAGATTCTAGGAAAAGCCAAGATgtaaattctgatttttaattacGATGTTCCTTGTCTTCCAGTTAGTTTCCCCACTCTTGCGGTTAATGCAGTCCCTACCTGCACAGAAACTCCGagggaggacacagagaagctgctggtggccccaggaggctgcagggaaggtGGGAGCTCTGTCTTGTGTCTCACTGGGCTCTCCTGCCTCTTCCCCACTGCAAGAAAGAGCATCTTCTGAACCCTGAGTGAGAGCAGTTCTCAGGCAGGATGTTCATCCAAGGTTTTGCTGTCTGCATCCCAACACGTTTAtcatccacctgctccatcaCAAAGCTCCAATAACACAGGGGTCCAGCAGCAACTGGACATGAAGTGTCACCTCCAGCAGACTGAGTTTCACGCTAGAGGATCTTCTTATGCTCCCTTCTGCCTTAAATGTATCACTTGACAGAaatcaaacacattttttactaaatggctttaaaaaaataacccacACTACTGCCTCCACCTGTCCAGGCTCTGCCGTGAAACCCTTACCATGGATAGGGAATGACAACAGCCACAGCAGTGGGCACGGGGACCTCAGCAGAGCTCCCCCCATCCTTATCACCCCTCGAGGAGGGTGTTTGACCATCTTTGTGGAGGATGGGATGACACCCTGGCCCCTAGAGCTGGGGGTGACCCTGTGACAGCGGTGCAGGCCCCTGTGCTGGGAGTGTCCCCACGGGGGATCGCTGGGGGCATCCTGGGTCCCTGTGGATGGGGTGGCCCTATGGGGGTCAATGGGGCCATCCTGAGTCTCTATGGATAGGGGTGGCCCAATGGGGCTCAATGGGGCCATCCTGGCTCCCTGTGGGGTGTCAGTGGGGTCATCACATGTCCCCAGGGATGAGGGTGGCCCTGTGAGGGTCAATGGGGGCATCATGGGTCCCTGTGATGGGGGTGACCTGTGGGGGATCAGTGGGGCATTCCAGCTCCCTATGGATGGGGATGACGCCCTGGGCAGTCAGTGGGGTCATCCTGGCTCCCTGTGATGGGGGTGGCCCTGTGGGGGTCAATGGGGCCATCTTCGCTCCCTGTGATGAGGGTGACCCCCTGGGCGGTCAGTGGGGACATTCCAGGTCCCTGTGATGAGGGTGGCCCTGTGGGGTGTCAATGGGGGCATGCCGGGTCCCCGCgctggggcagccccacagATGCCTTATggggcagcctggcaggggcaAGGCGGGCGCAGCCCCGGGAAGGGTTTGGGAACAATCCGTGTCCCtgtggctggggcagccccgcggcccagcccGGGACCCTCCCGCACTCACCGTGTCCGGAGCAGCCTCGTCCCGCCGTGTCCAACCCGGGGCCGGTCCCGCCGTGTCCCTGCCGATCCCggtccccccgtgtccctcccGATCCCGGTCCCTCCCGACCCTGGTCCCGCCGTGTCCCTGCCGATCCCggtccccccgtgtccctcccGACTCTGGTCCCGCCGTGTCCCTCCCCGGGCCGGTCCCGCCGTGTCCCTCCCGATCCCGGTCCCTCCCGATCCCGGTCCCGCCGTGTCCCTCCCGATCCCGGTCCCTCCCGATCCCGGTCCCGCCGTGTCCCgcccggggcggggccgagccGAGCTGTgccgggcggcgccgccgcccccgcggcaGGTGCGAGCACAGCAtggcccggcggggcgggccggaGCGGCTGCGGGTGAGCGGGGGGACCCGGCCCGACCTAACCCCGGCCCCAACCCCAACTCCAACCCCGACCCCGACTCCAACCCTGACCCCGACCCTGATCCCGGCCTCGGCCCCGA is drawn from Pseudopipra pipra isolate bDixPip1 chromosome 20, bDixPip1.hap1, whole genome shotgun sequence and contains these coding sequences:
- the WDR31 gene encoding WD repeat-containing protein 31; protein product: MGKLQSKLSFHTTKYGADGSVGQTGSIVGQTGSIGTSRQHSPAHTDAVTSVAALKPDLCVSGGRDKSVAVCSWRSGAALRRFVGHEREVTKVTSALDSSRVFSASRDKTVMMWELHGASGPSQHFPGHELVVTGLAVSPDASQLCTGSRDNTVCKWDTETGECLARATISRNLVTHLCWVPGEPYVIQTSEDKTTRIWDSRELQVAHTFPAKQHIQTCCDVSQDGRYCLSSSQGGEATLWDLRQTRGRVCEYRGHFQTTTSCVFLPRGPALAPSVATSSSDSTVKVWHRDTAACLATLSLEGSGPLASLAACDSSTLLCASASSGIHVLRLGGGAEPALRELGAF